Part of the Streptomyces sp. NBC_01353 genome, GCCGACGTAGGTGAGGGCGGGGTTGGAGGGGATCACCCGAGCTATGACGAAGGTGATCGCGCTGACCCCGAGCAGGACGAGCAGGGAGCCCCGCAGTCGGCGCAGTAGGAAGCGCGGCATCAGCTGGCTCCGCGGTGCAGCTGGTGGAAGGGGATGGAGAAGGAGTAGTTCGGGTTGCAGGCGAAGCCCTTGACCTCGCTGTTCATCACGACAGGGGTGCGCATGTCGTAGAGGAACGCGCCGGGGGCCTGCTCCAGCAGCCGGCGCTGCGCCTTGCCGTACAGAGCGGCGGCCTTGTCCTGGTCGGTGGCGGTGTGGGTGCCGGCCTCGTCGACGAGCTTGTCGTACGTGGCGTCCTTCCAATAGCTGAGGTTGAAGAACGGCTTGTCGCTGCTGCGGAAGAGCGAGACCAGGTTGTCCGAGCCGGCGTCGGAATAGGTCGGCCAGTACATCAGCAGGAAGATGTCCTGCGCCTTGGCCGGGTCCGCCTTGGCCTTCTCCCACTGCTGGTTGAACAGGATCGGCTGCAGTTCGACCGACACGCCGACCTTGGCGAAGGTGTCCTTGATCAGCGGGGCGTACTTGGCCTGCTGTGCGTTCTCCGCCGCGTAGCTGAGGGTCAGCTTCAGGCCCTTGCCGCCCTCGTATCCGGCCTCTGTGAGCAGCCGACGGGCGGCCTCCAGGTCGTACGGCGTCTGCGGCAGCTGCTCGTCGTAGGGGAAGGCGCCGGTCGGTACGGCACCGCGAGCGCGGGCGCCGAAGCCTTCGGCGCCCACCTTGACAATGTCGTCGTACGGGATTGCCTGCGCCAGCGCCTGGCGTACCTTCACGTTCTTCAGCGGGCCCTTGGTGGTGTTGAAGAAGGCCGTGTGGCTCTGGAAGGTGGGACACTCGGTGACGGTGTAGCGCTTGTCCTTCTTGAACCGGGCGACGTTCTCCAGTGGCAGCGCGGCGGCGTAGTCGACCTGGCCGGACTGGAGCATCTGCTCCTGCGCGGTCGGCTCGGCGGTGATCCTGGCGACGACCGTGCGGTAGCGCTCGCCCTTCCAGCCGCCCCAGTACTTGTCGTACGCCTTGAGTACGACCCTCTTCTTGGCCTGGTACTCCGAGACCCGGTACGGGCCGGTGCCTGCGTCAACGCCCTTGGCGAAGTAGTCCTCGCCCCTGGCCAGGGCCTTGGGGCTGACGATCCACGCCCCGTACATGGACGAGGCGATCATGTCGACCGGGGCAGCGCTCTTCAGCTTGAGCACGACCGTGTGCTCGTCCGGTGTCTCGATGGTGTCCAGCGCCGACCAGATGAAGGCTGCACCGCCGTCCTTGGCAGAGGCTTCCAGGGACGCCTTGACCGCCGCGGCGTTCATCGGCTCGCCGTCGTGAAAGGTGACCCCCTTGCGCAAATGGAAGGTCCACGTCTTGGCGTCGGCGGAGGACGCCCAGCGCTCGGCGAGGGCGGGGCGGAAGCGCTCCTTCGAGCCGGGCGGGTTCATCCACAGCAGCGGCTCGTAGACGTTGCTGAGGTAGTAGACCTCGGTGGAGAAGGACTTCACCGGATTCCAGGTCGTCACCTCGGCGGTGGTCGCCACATTGAGGATCTGCCCGGTGCCGCTGTCGGTGCCGCTGCCGGCGGTACCGCTGCAGGCGGACGCGAGCAGACCGCAGGCCACCAGAGCGGCGGCGGCGGGTGTTCTTCGGGACGTGGCCATGAGTTCGCTCCTCGGGAAGGCGCATTCGCCGGCTGTTCACAGTGAGGCAACAATGGGCCGGGTGAGCTATAACCTCAAATACTTGATGGGATTGACTTTCATGCCTGCGAGGCATGGGTTGGAGGTTCGCTGTGGAGCTGAGGGTGCTGCGCTACTTCCTGGCGGTCGTCGAGAGCGGCTCGGTGACCAGGGCAGCAGCCGAAGTCCATATCGCCCAGCCCTCGCTCTCCCGCCAACTGCGGGGACTTGAGGCGTCCCTGGGAGTGCCACTGTTCGACCGCACGGGAAATCGGATGGAACTCACGGCGGCCGGCCGCCGATTCCTGCCCCTCGCGCGGGACTTGGTGACCCGCGCCGACACCGCCCTCGCCGCCGCCAGCTCGCTGGCGTCCGGGCGGGCGATGCGGCTCACCGTGGCGGCCCCCGCCACCACCATCACCGATGTGATCGCCCCGTTCCTGGCCACCTGGGGTCCAGAGGATCCCCTGGTCACGGTGCAGGCGGAGAACCCCGTACGCGCCTACCAGGCCCTCACCCGGGGCGCCGACGTGGCGATCTCCTCAGCCCCGCCGCGCCACCGCTACGCCGGGCTGCCCGTAGCCCGGCTGCCGCTGTGGGCCTACGTGCCGCCCTCACACCCCTGGGCAGGCCGGGACCGGGTCACCATCCAGGAGTTGACCGGTGAGCCGCTGATCGTCCTCACCCTCGCGCACGGCACCCGCCGCATCCTGGACCAGGCGGTACAGGACGCGGGCAGTGCTCTTGACATCGTCCTGGAGTGCGACACCCCGCAGGTCGCCCAGGCGATGACCGCCTCCGGTCACGGCATCGCCGTCGTCTCCGACGACCCCCGCTTCGGGCTGCACCCACTGCTGATCCTCGACCAGCACGGGGAGCCCCTGCAGATCCGGCTGCACGCGGCCTGGGACGCCGGCCACTACGCGCTGCGCACCATCGAGTCCTTCGCCGCCGGCCTGGCCCGTTTCTGCGTCGAGCAGTACGGGCCGCAGGCAGCGGGGAGCTGAACCTGCCGGCATTGGGCCGTTCTGGTGCGAAAGTTGTTCAGGAGTCGTGGTCGGCTCGGGACGGCGTCTGGTCCAGCTGGCCCCGCGACAGAGGGAGACGGCCGATCCGGAACACGGCGCGCTGTTCGCAGACCCATCGCTCGACCTGATCAACGGATTCCGGCACGCGCTGGTCCGTGGTGTCGAGCAGGTGGGCGCGACATCGCCGGTCGTCGGCGCTCCACTCCGTCCAGCGGTGCCGGGCCCATACGGAGCCGGCTGCCGTCGATGACGGCGTCGGTTCGGCATCGGGAATCCTCCGCCTGCTTGCTGTGCCAGGCGGCCCAGCCGAGGACGGCACCAACCACCGGAACGTCCCCGCAACCCTCGCACGGTGAGCCTGCTCAGGAGGTCGACTTCCCGGGCCTGGTACTCCAGCGCACGACGCACCCGCCTCTCGGTCATGCGGTTGCGCCACCGGCGATCGGCACCTTCCGGTACATCGAGCTCGTCGAAGACATGCACGGCGAGCCGCCCAGCCGCTTGCCGACCCCGTAGGCCGGCGTGGTCTCGCCCGGACAGCTGGACCCGGCGATTCGAGCAGCATCCGACCTGAGTGGCAGGTTAGCTGTGGCGTTCTCGGCAAGTTCACGCAGACCTGGCTTCTCGTCTACCGACCCGCGATGCGGCGCACTCAGCCGGAGAACCTGCCCCGATGCTTTTAAGACACCGTGGCCAGTCCTGAAAGGCATTGGACAGCTCTCGCTGCGCGCACCCACCATGCCGCAACAACAGACCCCGCCCGGAAGAGGGACATCCATGACCTCCAGTCCGCCCACCCGCCGCCCACGCGGTATGCGATGTCTTGCGACGGCCACGGCACTGCTCACCGTGCTGCTCGCCGGCGTGTTCACCGCTCCATCCTCCGCGCTCGCCGAAAGCGCGGCCCCCGTGCCGGGCGACCCGCTCACCGGCAATGGCGCAGTGCCCCGTACGGTCCTCACCGCGGCTCAGCTCTCCAGCGCCACCCCCACAGACACCGTGGTAGACAGCGCCTTCGCTCTGCCCGCCGAGGCGGCCCCGCCCGCACACACCTTCGAGGGCACTCTGACCCTCAACGGCACCGCCACGGCCGGCGGCTACCGCAAGCTGAAGGACCCCAACGGATACTCCCGCACCGAGGCCACCAAACACCTCCCCCCGTTCAGCGCCACCCTCGTACAGAACGGCAGCCACCTCATCCCCACCGTGCGTGGGCTGCGCTACACCGGGAACATCTCCTGGAACCTCGCCGTGGGAGCCGGCCGGGCCTGGCAGGAAGACGGCGACGGCGGCCGCACGCGCGCCGCGCTGCCCTTCGCACTGGTCGAACGGAACGCCAACTGCGTGCACAACGGGGTGCTCTCCTTCCTCTTCGACGCATCCTCCATCTCCCAGCTCCGCTACCAGATCACCGCGGAAACCTGCGCCTACCACCAGTTCGACATGTGGGGCCAGGTGGCCGCCACCTACCAGCCCCAAGCCGTCCCCGGTGGCGAAGCCACGCGCGACGCCTACGCGGCCGAGGTCGCAGGCCGGCTGCCCACCAAGCCCATCGCGCAGCTCGCCACCGACCACCCCGGCGCCGGCGTGGACACCTCGAAGTTCGGCGCGGGGATCACCCCCACCGCGCTCAGCACCTACGGCTTCTACTACGACGGTGTGAACTACGTCGGCGGCTGCCAGACCAGGCGGGGCCAGTACCCGTTCTGCGGGCAGATGCTGCTGCCCTCCTACTCCACCGCCAAGTCCGCCTTCGCCGGCACCGCCCTGCTCCGGCTCGCCCAGCGCTACGGCACCGGTGTCGCGGACCAGCGCCTGACCGACCTGATACCGGAAACCGCCGGGAAGAGCGCCTGGTCGGATGTCACCGTCGGCCACGCCCTGGACATGACCACCGGCAACTACACCTCGGCGCGCTACGAGACCGACGAGGCGGGCAGCACCATGACCGACTTCTTCCTCGCCGAGCCCTACGCCACCAAGATGAACAAGGCGCTGTCCTTCCCACGCAAGTCCACCCCGGGCAGCAAGTGGGTCTACCACTCCTCCGACACCTTCCTGGCGGCCCGCGCCATGAACAACTACTACCGGAACAAGGGAGGTTCTGGCGCGGACCTGTTCCACATGCTCCGCGACGAGGTCCTCACCCCGATCGGCATCAGCCCGGACGCCCGCGCTTCCTCCCGTACGGACAACAGCGCGGCCGGTGCCCCCTTCGGCGGGTACGGGATGTTCTGGACCAAGGACGATGTCGCCAAGTTCGCCAAGTTCCTGAACAACGATGCCGGCGCGGTGGCCGGCACCCAGGTGCTGCACCCGGGCCTGCTGGCTGACTCCATGCAGCAGAACCCGTCAGAACGCGGCGCCACCACCACAGGCAGCACACCGATGCGCTACCAGAACGGTTTCTGGGGCCGGGAGTTCACGGCCGCAGACAACCCCGCCTACACCCAGCCGTTCCACGTACCGTTCATGTCCGGATACGGAGGCATCACCGTCGCGATGATGCCCAACGGCTCCACGTACTACTACTTCAGCGACAACAACGAATTCTCCTGGATCGCGGCAGTATCCGAGTCCAACAAGCTCGCCCCCATGGCCTCCGATCTGCAGAGTTCCTTCCTGATCGACGACGCCACTGTCCGCGTGAACTGACTGAACACCTCCGGTCGAGGGGCGGACGCCGAGCTCAGACATCCTTGATCGATACGCGGTCGCCGCACAGTTTCGACCAGTCGTCGCGGTCGGAGGTCAGTTCCAGTACGGGAGCGGAGCGCCATCGCGGCCACGAGAGCGTCGGTGGCGTACTTGTGGCCGTGCAGGCCGCCGGCATCACTCAGCAGCTGCACCGCGGTGAGGCTGTCCGCCTGGGTGCGTCGTGGACCTGCAGCCGGGAGACCACTCAGCGCAGCCGGGCGGTATCTGTCTTCCCGAAGACGGCCTCCACCACCGTCAGGGCCGACACGAGGACGGGCACGCCTGCGCGCCGGGCGTCGTGATGCCAGGCCAGCAAAACCCGCATACGGGTCCGCAAGCGGGGCGGGCTGCGGCTCACGCCCGCCGAGGCCGGAGTTCTCGTCTTCTTCCGAGCATCGTACCCATGGCAGGATCCCTCGCCAGCCAGTCTCAGCAGTCCGGTGAACCAATCGTGGACCGAGGAACTCAGGCTCGGCGAGTACGACCTGGCAGTCTGAGCAGCGCCCCCGCCTCTCCCCGAGGCGGGGGCGCCTCTTCGTGCACGCCACCACTTGCACATTGCACGATGGTTCACCTCCTGCCCGTCCGACATGCACCGGCGCATCGCGGACGACTCGTCGCCGACACGCGCGCATTCGCTCTGGTCATACCGCGTCGCAGCATCGCCCGGGCCTGGCCGCCCATGCGTGCAAGGCGGTTCACGCCAACGCGGCCCGCCACGCAGGTGGCCGTACCGATTCCGAGGAGGACCAATGAGGATCCTGACCGCCCGGCCGGATCGCGTGGCGACGTCACGGGCAAACGTGAACTTCTGCCCACCGCTGACGCGTTCTTCACCGAACGCGGTCAGGGCTTAGCCGACGTGATTGGCGATGGCACGGACCTGCTCCTGTTGTCGACTACCACGGCTCCGCTCGGCTGGCACCTCACCGAGGCCACGGGCACACCGAGCCTCGATGTGTACCTCCAACCCACCGCACCGACCGGCGACTTCCCGCCCGTCGTCACAGGCTCCCGCTCACTGGGCCGTCTCGCCAACCGGGCAACCGGACGCTTCGCACTGCGGATGGTCGACCACGTCAACGAACAGGCTGGCGAATTGGCCCCTCCTGCACGGCTTCAGCACGGCCCTGATGCCTCGTCCTCCGGCTGGCGCTCTGGTCTGGAGGTCGTGGGCAACTGGTGGCCCCATCACGAGGCGGCCGCACGGCTGCCTACCGATCTGAGGACTTCCTGCGCGCCGGACCCCCGGCCCGCCCTCATCGGCTTCGGGAGCATGGCGTCCCGTGACGGGGAGCGGCTGAGCGAGATCGCTGTGCGAGCCCTGCTCCGCGCCGGGCTGCGCGGCATCCTGCAAGCCGGCAGTGCCGGGCTGGCCGCCGATGGGGACGACGTGCTCACGATCGGGGACTTACCGCACGCCTTGCTGTTTCCACGGCTGGCCGCGGTGGTCCACCATGGCGGGGCCGGCACCTCGGCCGCGGCGTTGCGCCCTGGAGCGCCCGTGGTCACCGTACCGGTGACCACGGACCAGCCGTTCTGGGCGGGGCGACTTGCCGCCATCGGCGCCGCCACCGACCCGATCCCTCACCGCCGAACGGCTTGCCGACTCACTTCACCAAGCAGTGAAGCAGCAGGCACACAGTCGAGCCGCCGCAAGAGCGGCGCAAGACCTCGTGACCGAGGACGGAGCGGGTCAGGTGCTCAAGGCTTGGGCACCGATCGGGTGACCGCCCGCGAGGCGGACGGGAATCTCCCCCTGAGTGGTGGACACGCTGATACTGGATCTGCTTGATCCGGAGGAAGCGAGAAGACCACCGATAGCGATTGAAGGACGACTCGGACGAGTTCAGGTCCGGTGCCGGGGCCCTGTACGAGTCCACGCCCGGGGCGACTTACAAGATCATCGCCGCCGACCTGGGCGTCAACCGGGCCACCCTGCGTGAGTGAGTGCCGCGTGACCGGGAACGGCCGCGGGGTCGCCGCCGTTGCCCCGTCCGCGGCCGGGACGGCGGCCGGCCGGGCTCGCTCTCCGGCAGGAACGCGAGGGCGTCCCGGCAGAGCGAGGACCGGCTCCGGGCCGAGCGGATCCGCGAAGTCCACGGCGAGTCCCGGCGGCGCCTACGGCTCCCCACGGGTGACCGCCGAGCTCCGCGAGGGGGGCCTGCGGGTCAACGAGAAGCGGGTCGCCCGCGTTATGCGGACGTTCTCTATCACTGGCATCCGCCTGCGTAGACGCGTCCGCACCACCGTCGCGGACCCGGCAGCCTCACAGGTTCCGGACCTGTTCCAGCGGGACTTCACCGTCACCGATCCGGGGCGGAAATACATGGGCGACATCACGTATCTCCCGCTCGCGGGCTGGAGTTCCTCCATCTCGCGACCGTACTGGAGTGCCTCAGCCGCAGGGTCGTCGGCTGGTCCATCGTCGACCACATGCGCACCAGCCTGGTCGCCGACTCACCGCAGATGGCGGCCTCGACCCGTGGCGGGCTGCCGATGCCGTCGACATCTGGTCGATCGCGGTGCCCAGGTAGCGGTCATGCGGACCGAAGTCCCCGGAATCCAAAACGTAGAGGTCCAGTTCCTCCACGTAGGGGGTCTCCTCGAGAGCGGTCATCGACGACGGCCTGCCGGAAGGGTGAGGATGGCGATGACGATCTTCCCGTTCTCGGTTTCCTCGACCGACCAGGCACTGGCGAGGCTGTCCACGATGAACAGGCCGCGCCCGCTTGCAGCCACCGCCCCTTCGTCAACAGATGAGTTCGAAGGTCGCACAGGGACGGCAGTGATGTCGTCCCCCCGGTCAACGACGCCCAACGCCGCACCGAACTCGTAGACCTCAACCCTTATGAGGACCGCACCGCTGCTGTGCTTGATGGCGTTGGCGATGAGCTCGCTGGCCACGAGCATGGCGTCGAAGAGCTGATCCTCCGCCTTGCCGTCCAGGACGTCCGCCAGGACGGTACGGGCGGCGCTCTGCGGAGCATCGAGTCCGTCGAGCACCACATCACGGTGGAGCAACAGGTCTCCGAGGCTCCGGTCATGCACCATTTCAGCAGTTGTCGTGGACATCCTCGTCTCCTCACATCGGGAGGGGAGCTACGCGGTGACTCAGTCCGTGGCCGCGGCGTCGTCGTCGAAGGTCGTCTCCGGTGCGGGCCGGCGGAAGCCCCTGGTCAGGACGGCCAGGTAGACGACGCCGATCGCCAGCCAGACGCCGCCGATCTGGAGTGCGACGTCACCGAGCCTCGTGAGCAGGTAGAGGGAAACGCCGACGCCGATGGCCGGCATCACCAGGTACGAGAAGAGGTTGGGGGTGCGGCCGTGTCTGCGCTCTCGGACCAGATGGGCGATCACGCAGACGTTCACCAGGGCGAAGCCGAGGAAGGCACCGAAGTTGATGAACGAGGTGGCTGTGGTCAGGTCGAGTTTCATGGCGATGACACCGGCGGCCGCGGTCAGCAGCAGGTTCAGGACGGGCATGCCGGTCTTCCCCGACAGCTTGCCGAAGACGGCCTTGGGCAGTGCGCCGTCGCGTCCCATGACGTACATGAGGCGGGCGGCGGACGCTTGCAGGGCGATACAGGAGGCGATGGATCCGGCGATGGTGACGAAGTTGATGATCTCGGCGTACGTCTCGCCGCCGACCTGGACCTTCAGGTGATATGCGGCCGCGTCGACGTCGACGAACTTCGCGCCGGGGTGGACCAGCTGCATCACGAAGGACAGCACGATGAAGATCGCTCCGGCGGCGATGACGCAGCCGATGATGCCGCGGCCGATCGTCCTCGCCCCGCCCCTGGCCTCCTCGCCCAGCGTGGAGACGGCGTCGAAGCCGAGGAAGGAGTACGCGGCGATGGCGGCGGCCGCAGTGACCGCGCCGATCGAAGTTCCGGAGTTCCACAGGGCGTCCGTGGCGGGGGCGGAGGAGCCGTGCTTGCCGAGGAAGACGACACACAGGGTGGCGAAGAGGACCAGCGACCCCAGAGCGATGAACATCAGGACCTTGTTGACGCGGTCCGCGAGCTTCATGCCGAAGACGTTGATGGCGGTGGTGATGCCCACCGAGACGATCAGCCAGACCCACTTGGGTATCTCAGGAAACTGGGCGTTGAAGTAGATCGCCGTGATCAGCCAGCCGACCATCGGGATGAAGAAGTAGTCGAGCAGCATCACCCAGCCGGACAGGAAACCGATGCGGCTGTCGAGCATCTTGCGGGCGTAGGTGTAGACCGACCCCGCGCCGGGGACAGCGCGCGCCATCTTCGCGTA contains:
- a CDS encoding LysR family transcriptional regulator; this encodes MELRVLRYFLAVVESGSVTRAAAEVHIAQPSLSRQLRGLEASLGVPLFDRTGNRMELTAAGRRFLPLARDLVTRADTALAAASSLASGRAMRLTVAAPATTITDVIAPFLATWGPEDPLVTVQAENPVRAYQALTRGADVAISSAPPRHRYAGLPVARLPLWAYVPPSHPWAGRDRVTIQELTGEPLIVLTLAHGTRRILDQAVQDAGSALDIVLECDTPQVAQAMTASGHGIAVVSDDPRFGLHPLLILDQHGEPLQIRLHAAWDAGHYALRTIESFAAGLARFCVEQYGPQAAGS
- a CDS encoding APC family permease yields the protein MNSATTGKTVRLKGDLSLFSVVLFGLAYISPGIVVTIFGVVAATSGGVAPTAFALATLAMLLTGLSYAKMARAVPGAGSVYTYARKMLDSRIGFLSGWVMLLDYFFIPMVGWLITAIYFNAQFPEIPKWVWLIVSVGITTAINVFGMKLADRVNKVLMFIALGSLVLFATLCVVFLGKHGSSAPATDALWNSGTSIGAVTAAAAIAAYSFLGFDAVSTLGEEARGGARTIGRGIIGCVIAAGAIFIVLSFVMQLVHPGAKFVDVDAAAYHLKVQVGGETYAEIINFVTIAGSIASCIALQASAARLMYVMGRDGALPKAVFGKLSGKTGMPVLNLLLTAAAGVIAMKLDLTTATSFINFGAFLGFALVNVCVIAHLVRERRHGRTPNLFSYLVMPAIGVGVSLYLLTRLGDVALQIGGVWLAIGVVYLAVLTRGFRRPAPETTFDDDAAATD
- a CDS encoding ABC transporter substrate-binding protein, which translates into the protein MATSRRTPAAAALVACGLLASACSGTAGSGTDSGTGQILNVATTAEVTTWNPVKSFSTEVYYLSNVYEPLLWMNPPGSKERFRPALAERWASSADAKTWTFHLRKGVTFHDGEPMNAAAVKASLEASAKDGGAAFIWSALDTIETPDEHTVVLKLKSAAPVDMIASSMYGAWIVSPKALARGEDYFAKGVDAGTGPYRVSEYQAKKRVVLKAYDKYWGGWKGERYRTVVARITAEPTAQEQMLQSGQVDYAAALPLENVARFKKDKRYTVTECPTFQSHTAFFNTTKGPLKNVKVRQALAQAIPYDDIVKVGAEGFGARARGAVPTGAFPYDEQLPQTPYDLEAARRLLTEAGYEGGKGLKLTLSYAAENAQQAKYAPLIKDTFAKVGVSVELQPILFNQQWEKAKADPAKAQDIFLLMYWPTYSDAGSDNLVSLFRSSDKPFFNLSYWKDATYDKLVDEAGTHTATDQDKAAALYGKAQRRLLEQAPGAFLYDMRTPVVMNSEVKGFACNPNYSFSIPFHQLHRGAS
- a CDS encoding ATP-binding protein, with protein sequence MSTTTAEMVHDRSLGDLLLHRDVVLDGLDAPQSAARTVLADVLDGKAEDQLFDAMLVASELIANAIKHSSGAVLIRVEVYEFGAALGVVDRGDDITAVPVRPSNSSVDEGAVAASGRGLFIVDSLASAWSVEETENGKIVIAILTLPAGRRR